The Chryseobacterium nakagawai genome has a segment encoding these proteins:
- the rpsU gene encoding 30S ribosomal protein S21 gives MLIIPVKDGESIDRALKKYKRKFDKTGTVRQLRSRQAFIKPSVTLRQSKLKAAYKQRALSKEEQA, from the coding sequence ATGTTAATAATTCCAGTTAAAGATGGTGAATCCATCGACAGAGCTTTAAAAAAATACAAAAGAAAATTTGATAAAACAGGTACAGTTCGTCAATTAAGATCTAGACAAGCGTTTATCAAGCCTTCTGTAACTTTGAGACAATCTAAGTTGAAAGCTGCTTACAAGCAAAGAGCACTTAGCAAGGAAGAGCAGGCTTAA
- a CDS encoding response regulator transcription factor, which translates to MNILLLEDDLILSAELCRFLESNNFTCDKIYDGETFLRQIKNNSYDLYLLDINVPKINGLDVCQTIRSFDKSTPIIIISAYGDISDKKDAFTRLADDYLVKPFQFEELLLRINSLLRRKMPSDTSDQDIIRVDDLIINKTEQKVYRGGNEITLTLKEFQLLVYLAEAQGRTVSKQQITEHVWEHNFNTNTNTVEVYINFLRKKIDKDFKIKLIHTRSGFGYYLSPL; encoded by the coding sequence ATGAATATTCTTTTATTAGAAGATGATCTCATTCTTTCTGCAGAACTTTGCCGATTTTTAGAATCCAATAATTTTACTTGCGATAAAATCTATGACGGAGAAACCTTTCTTCGTCAGATTAAAAATAATTCCTATGATCTGTATTTGCTTGACATCAACGTTCCCAAAATAAATGGGTTGGATGTTTGTCAGACTATTCGTTCTTTTGATAAGAGTACCCCTATCATTATAATCTCTGCTTATGGAGATATTTCAGATAAGAAAGATGCTTTCACCCGATTGGCTGATGATTACCTGGTAAAGCCTTTTCAATTTGAAGAACTCCTTTTAAGAATTAATTCTTTATTGAGAAGAAAAATGCCTTCAGATACTTCCGATCAGGATATTATCAGAGTAGATGACCTTATCATCAACAAAACGGAACAGAAAGTGTATCGTGGTGGAAATGAAATAACCCTTACTTTAAAAGAGTTTCAGTTACTGGTTTATCTGGCAGAAGCGCAGGGTAGGACTGTCTCGAAACAGCAAATTACCGAACATGTGTGGGAGCACAACTTTAATACCAATACCAATACGGTAGAAGTATACATTAATTTTTTAAGAAAAAAAATTGATAAAGATTTTAAAATAAAACTAATCCATACCCGTTCCGGTTTCGGATATTATTTAAGTCCATTATAA
- a CDS encoding HPF/RaiA family ribosome-associated protein — protein sequence MKISVQSIGLTPHEPLESHIDKKVSKLDTFYDKIQECKVFLKVENNADKVNKTAELILAVPGDDIVVKKTSASFEESLDLCVDTAKKLLIKKKEMA from the coding sequence ATGAAGATTTCAGTTCAATCAATTGGTTTAACTCCACACGAACCACTAGAATCACACATCGACAAAAAAGTAAGCAAGCTAGATACATTCTATGATAAAATTCAAGAGTGTAAAGTATTTCTGAAAGTAGAAAATAATGCTGATAAAGTTAACAAAACAGCTGAGCTTATTTTGGCGGTTCCGGGAGATGATATTGTCGTAAAGAAGACATCTGCAAGTTTTGAAGAAAGTTTGGACCTTTGTGTTGATACAGCTAAAAAGCTACTAATCAAGAAAAAAGAAATGGCATAG
- a CDS encoding tyrosine-type recombinase/integrase: protein MLEKFLEYLQFEKRYSPHTITSYKKDLEDFSYFYLRTESSDDISKADKRIIRNFIVDLSENNISKRSINRKLSSLRSFYLFLLKIGEIKVSPTEGVSSLKFYTEKQIPMSKEEMEDLNERILEHTPDILEKCIMEVLYQTGMRKAELCGLIFENVNIDGNELKVIGKGNKQRVIPISEDLSALLKNYLEIRKPQTEYQFCFFVNKKGKKLNEKFVYVVVNKYLSLITTKEKKSPHILRHSFATHVLDNGAEISKVKKILGHSSLASTQVYTNANIEQLKKVFNQAHPRASKKEEL from the coding sequence ATGCTGGAAAAGTTTTTAGAATACTTACAATTCGAAAAAAGGTACTCTCCTCACACGATTACAAGCTACAAAAAAGATCTTGAAGACTTTTCCTATTTCTATCTCAGAACAGAATCTTCCGATGATATTTCTAAAGCTGATAAAAGGATCATCAGAAATTTTATTGTTGATTTAAGTGAAAACAATATTTCCAAAAGAAGTATCAATAGAAAATTATCCTCTCTCCGTAGTTTTTATCTTTTCCTTCTAAAGATAGGTGAAATTAAGGTTTCTCCTACTGAAGGTGTCTCTTCTCTGAAATTCTATACAGAGAAGCAAATTCCTATGTCTAAAGAAGAAATGGAAGATCTTAATGAGAGAATCCTGGAGCATACACCTGATATCCTGGAAAAATGTATTATGGAAGTGCTTTATCAGACTGGAATGCGGAAAGCTGAGCTTTGTGGCCTAATATTTGAGAATGTTAATATAGACGGAAATGAATTAAAAGTAATAGGGAAGGGAAACAAGCAAAGAGTGATTCCTATTTCTGAAGACTTGTCTGCACTTCTTAAGAATTATTTGGAAATAAGGAAACCGCAGACAGAATATCAGTTCTGTTTTTTTGTCAATAAGAAAGGGAAAAAACTCAATGAAAAATTTGTTTATGTGGTAGTTAATAAGTACCTTAGTCTTATAACAACGAAAGAAAAAAAAAGTCCTCACATCCTTCGTCATAGCTTTGCTACACACGTTTTGGATAATGGGGCGGAGATCTCCAAAGTAAAAAAAATATTAGGGCATTCCAGTCTTGCCAGTACTCAAGTCTATACGAATGCTAATATTGAACAATTGAAAAAAGTGTTTAATCAAGCTCACCCTCGAGCATCTAAAAAAGAAGAATTATGA